Part of the Thermoplasmata archaeon genome is shown below.
CGAATTCCTGCGCCCACACCGCGGCTCGCCAGACCTGCCGCCGCATATCTACCTTTGCGGACCGCCACGCTGATATGGTTGGCCGGTGTCCCGCGGCGAGTCGCATGGCGACGGAGGCGTGGCTCGGGCTCGCACTGGCGACGGTCCTCGTCTGGGGTTGCGGGACGCTCGTTTCCAAGCCCGCCACCATGCGACTGGGCACCCGACGAATGCTCGCCTTCATCGCCGTCTTCGAAGGTGGTGCGTACGTTGCCCTCTTCTCGCTCCTGCGGACGCCCTTGAACGGCTCGGACCCGTACGGGATCGTTGCCGGCTTCCTCGCGGCTCTCACGGGCACGCTGGGCTACATCTTCTACTACGAGGGCATCCTCGTGGGCAGCGTCGGGCTCATGGGCACGGTCACCGCGGCGTACCCGGTGCCCACGATCCTTCTGTCCCTGTGGCTGCTCGGGGAGTCCCTGAACGCGGCGCAGGCCGCGGGCATCGTCCTCGTGCTCCTGTGCGTCGTCGTCCTGAGCCGCGAGCCGACGCGCGCGCGAACCGGCAAGACCTCCGCCGTCGTGTTCGCCCTTCTGGCCTTCGTCTCCTGGGGTATCTGGGGGTACTTCGCCAAGGTCGCGGTCGATCGGATTGGAGAGGGGAACGTCTTCGGATTCTATGCGCTCTCGAACGCCTTGGTCCTGGGTTCGTTCATCTTGCTCACCAGGAAGCGGCCCCTGGAAGCGCCCCACGCGGATCGCGGGCACGCCACGGCCTTCGGCCTCCTCGACGTGACCTTCGGCGCGGGCGGGGTCGTCGTCCTGACCTATGCGTATGCCCTCGGTCCGGCGTCCCTCGTGTCCGCGGTCACGGGGTCCTATCCGCTCGTCTCGACGCTCGCAGCCCACTTCTTCTTGAAGGAACGGTTCGGCTGGAAGGAGGCGGCGGCGCTCCTG
Proteins encoded:
- a CDS encoding DMT family transporter, giving the protein MATEAWLGLALATVLVWGCGTLVSKPATMRLGTRRMLAFIAVFEGGAYVALFSLLRTPLNGSDPYGIVAGFLAALTGTLGYIFYYEGILVGSVGLMGTVTAAYPVPTILLSLWLLGESLNAAQAAGIVLVLLCVVVLSREPTRARTGKTSAVVFALLAFVSWGIWGYFAKVAVDRIGEGNVFGFYALSNALVLGSFILLTRKRPLEAPHADRGHATAFGLLDVTFGAGGVVVLTYAYALGPASLVSAVTGSYPLVSTLAAHFFLKERFGWKEAAALLLFIPGVLLIAL